GTAGGCAGCGATGGCCGAGGCCAACGGGAAAGATCACAGGATCTTCCCATGCAAGGCAGGCACTCAGTAATTGCCGGCTTTAAGGAAGGAACTCAGTCCCTTCATGGGTCAAAGGAAATATCAAAGATCTTTCTCCCCAGGCCTTTGCACACACGGGCAGAGTGGAGCACAGACTATCTGGTTAGCACCTAAGGCTGGTGCAGTGAAAGTGAACCAGCCTCTCACTCAGTAATGCTGGAGTTTACAGGACCAACCACTGGAGGGTGCACTcatcccactggaccactaggatGTCCCCTCCTCCCTTGGGCAAAGGTAACAAAAAGGgggagggatatatatatatttatttttaataagtaTAAAGAGTAGCCCTGCTCGCACTCTTGAGCCTGCCCTCTGCCCCAGTCAATACCTCGCAATGTTGAGACATATGATTtaagacaaaataataataattattattattatgatatttatagagcgccgtcaaattccacagcgctttacaatgggtggacgaacagacatgtagttgtaaccagacaagttggacacacaggaacagaggggtcgaaggccctgctcaatgagcttacatgctagagggagtggggtaaaatgacacaaaaaggtaaggatagtattagactagtgacagttgcagaagaggaatcagtcaggtgAATTCTAACGCAACACAATACCTGAAAGATATGCTTCTATTCAATATCTGTCCAATGAATAGAGTCCCtgacctttttttcatttttatttctaataGGAGAGAAAGGAGCTGGCACACATGACTCTATATACGGTGCGTTAAAGTGTTTGAAGTCAGATAACTACTGTTGTGTTTTTGGAGCACTAAAAGGTTTAGGCATGAGAAATGCATTATGCATGCATTAATAATAAAATGGTGCTACACACTTTTAAAccttttaaaacacacacattaccatGAAACCAAACATCTGAAAAAGTGGAAAACCAAAATATCACCACTATATTAGTgaattatagattattattattattattgccatttatatagcgccaacagattccgtagcgctttacaatattgtgagaggggatttaactataaataggacaattacaaataaacttacaggaacaataggttgaagaggaccctgctcaaacgagcttacattctataggaggtagggtgtaaaacacattaggacaggaatttgcaatcaaataaggtgggctgccctttaggagagggcaagagacaggtatgtgaggtaggggttagtcttggaggccataagctttcctaaagagatgggttttaaggcacttcttaaaagatgcaagactaggggagagtctgatggcggtaggcaggctattccataggaagggagccgcccgcgagaagtccttcaAGCgcaagttggccgtacgggtgcggacaacggacaggaggtggtcacgggcagagcagagagaccgagaagggacatacctatggatctgtgaggagatataagaggggctttataggtgtgagttagtaccttgaattgactcctatagcatacaggaagacaatgtaaggactggcagaggggtgaggtgtgagagaaacgattAGAGAGGAAAAttaatctagcagcagcgttcattacggactgtaggggagcagtacggctattgggaagaccaatcaggagagggttacaataatccatgcgggaaattactagagcatggacaagctccttggtagtatctggtgcaagaaaggggcgaatgcgggctatgtttttaagatggaatctacaggatttaacaacttgctggatgtgaggctcaaaggtgagaccagagtcaagtatgacgccaagacagcgcgcttgcaaggatggactgatgttggtaccacaaacttgaagggagagcgaaagaggaggatcagtattaggaggaggaaagacaaggagctcagtttttgagagattgagtttcagaaagcaggaggacatctagtcagagatggaagaaaggcaagcagtgacacgttgcaggacggcaggggagaggtccggggaggagagatatagctgggtgtcatcggcgtacatgtggtagtgaaatccaaaagaggtaataagtttgccaagagaggcagtataaagagaaaattgaaggggaccaaggacggagccttgcgggactccaaccaagacaggacgagtggaggaggtatcattagaaaaagagacactgaatgagcgttgggagagataagaggaaaaccacgagaggacagagtcacagagaccaagcgattgaagagtttgaagagtttgaagaaggagatcatgatcaacggtgtcaaaggccgctgagaggtcaagaagaattagtatggagtagtggcctttggatttagctgcgattaggtcgttagtaactttgataagggcagtctctgtagagtggagagggcggaagccagattgaagggggtcaaggagagagttggaattgaggaaatgagacacacgggtaaagacaagtctttccagcagctttgaggaaaaagggagcagggatatgggacggtagttagagggggtggacgggtcgagggaaTGGCGTTCCATTATGCGTTCCACATGACGTCATGTACGTCCTGCCTATTTGGGCTATCACCCATATCATCGGGCGGAATACATTATAATACTAAGTATCCACCAGAAACAGAGAAGTGTCATTATCATCAAACTTAGCTCAGAatcatatgtatattatatttcatAAATTATTCTTATCTTAATAAGTTGTAAATCTTAAAATTTTAACTTTCAGAGTTTTATACTTCTATTGAACGTTCCCCACTTGTGCCGGATAATTAAGTTAACAGGTTTGCAGAGCTgcttttattggctgagagctgaGAGTACTGACAGTCACTTAATGCACTTTTGTATCAAACTTGCTAAGTTCACTGAAGAGAAGACACCCACTAGGAGAAAACGAATTCAGCACAAATTACTCTAGAAGGGTTTCAGGGCACTCCTgaccccataaccactacagcttgctgcaGTGTTTATTTTTTCCGGAGGGTTTCTTTAATGAAACAATATAGCCTCTCCATACACGTAGTAATCACTGATTTAGAACTCGATGTAGGAAGATTTAAAATGCGTGCCCTGGCGCCCCTGACCAATGTAAGTAGTAAATCCATTTTAGAATAATTTGAATTCTTACCTGGGGCATTCCTTCCCGCTTCCACTACTGCTCAGTGAGAACTGGAAGACCTCTTTTCTGAATTAAGCCCAGCAGTGCAGAGAGGACTGGAGAGCTTTGCTCAGGAAAACTAACAGAAGATCCTGTGCAACAGCTTTTGGCTCTCACTGAGCAGTAATGGACACGAGGAGCAGAGCATGGCTGACTCCAGGTAAGAAGTAATCTGCTCTAAAATAGTCCGTCTTCTTAGAATGGGTTTAATAAGGCATTACTCTAAGTTGTATTAACTGCTTTTATTCCCCCCCAGCTGCCAGGAACTGCAAGGAGCTCCTAGATCAAGGCTTGGTGCTCAGTGACTGGTACACAATATATCCAGATGGTCAGAATCCCATGAAAGTGCTGTGTGACATGCACACTGATGGAGGGGGCTGGATAGTAAGTGTAGTCAatgatcaaataaaaaaaatataaaacatgtaaaaataaaaaaaaagagcctTCACCGCCATATTATTATGGCCTCTAAGTATAGACCATGCTCTCATCCATCACAATGCCCAAACCAtcaaaagaacaaacaaaaaaaaaaccctgatctTATCCCGACAGACTAACTCATATTGATTTGGAAAAAACTTCCACCCAtttagagaaaaacaaacaaacctgtaGCTCCTTTGCTATACTCATTTCAGTTGgtcaatatttagaaaaaaaagaccagcattccattttccaaaaattCCCCCAAATTGTCAAATGTAAATAGCAGTTATATTTCTGTACACTGTTAATATGGCTGAGCATAAATTTAAGGATTCATtgccaataaaatacatcatggtTCGCACTGAGCTTCATGTTCGTGTTAGTAAGTGTTTAAAATAATTTCTCAATTTACCAAAATAGCTCCATAAAAGATGTGTACAATTAGAAATGGTCTCTTGGGTTGCCAGAAGGAGCCAGATAGATGAATGGACAGCCGTAAACCGGAAATCAATAATCCGTCATTCTGACCCTCCTCTTGTTAACATAGGTTTTCCAGAGACGATGGGATGGATCAGTCGATTTTTTCCTTGACTGGAAATCTTACAAGACTGGCTTTGGTAGCCGATTGAATGAATTTTGGTTGGGGAATGATAATATTCACATGATAACCTCATCAGGTATGTTATCATTGACTCCATCTCCTCCTAATTGTTATATCCATGTTCGTGCAATACTCTGGCCTTTTTGCATCAATATCTTGAGATGGCTTgaaaaagtacatttttattagCCCATTTGTCCTAAACTTGCCAGTCACCATCATGCACACTCCCTCTCTGATTGCTCCTAGCCAGACTGCTGAGGTCAACAAAGTGCACACAGCTCTTAAGCAGAGATACAAATATAACACTAAACCATTGtcttgaaatctattcataaagagGGCTATGCATAGGagacgaggtcatgcatttagactggaggaAAAGAGATTTAGTTtaaagcaaagaaaaggtttttttctaCAGTTAGAAcaacaaggatgtggaattctctgcctgaagatgtaGTTTTATCAGAGATTGATTGCGTGAGGATGAGATTACCAATGTCACACACTTTGCCATTGGGTACTGGAACGGAGTGACTATTCACTGTTCATATCCGATACACTGGTAATGAAGCCAGCGTGTTATCTTTACAATGGTTTTGCACTCAGCTTTTATAGGTCCAGTTTTGTATCCCAAGTAGTGGAGAAGAGGCAGTTAAGAATGGTTGGGAAAGGTGTTATGTTACAGTTAGTGCGAACCCTATAATAATGTCGCCTCAATAATGATCTTAGTATGCATTGCCAATTCTTTACAATCTGCCCGTTAATGCTTTGCGCGCAGGACAGTTTTGGTAAAATATACTGGGTGGTCATGGTCAATGTGCATTGAGACTTTCATTGCAGCCATGCTCCGGATATGTAAGATTACAATATTAGTAGCCTGGACTTGACATGCTAGCACTATAAACATATATGCAAATAGAGGATTTAAATGGAAATTGTCATTTGCATGAATTGTAATAGGTTAACGCAtctcctatatttaaaaatatgcgTTTTGAGGTCTggaaaatgaaattaaatgtagaaagccAAACCATTGTATTTACCTCCATCCTGGAACTGGGTGTCTCCATGTTGGTTCCCTGTCAATCAATGTTACAAACtctgtttttgtttgttattaaATATCGTATGTGCATTGTTTCCCCTTCTTTTCCATCAGTGTAATGTGTGCCCTGGATATGCCTGGGCTGAACTGTATTGAAAAGATGGagcattaaatgaaaaaaaaaaatgctggtaTAATTTCCTGTGACCATTCCTGATTTAAACTGAAATAAAGTTCCtttgcatttttttccttttagtttATGTTGCCTTGATCTGAACTGTCCTTTGTCTACAGATGTGTGGGAGCTGCGGGTTGATCTGCAGGACTTCGAGAATACAAAGCATTTTGCCAAATATGCATCATTTAAAATTTTGGGAGAGTCTGAGAAGTACGCATTAAAACTTGGAGCTTTCACCGAGGGCAATGCAGGTGAGAGATTCTAAATCACGAATGAGTTTCGCAAGGAAAGAGATCTGTGACGTCAAATGCATGTATCACTTGTCCCAGGCAAGACCAGTAACATGAACACACGTGGCAACATTCACAGATTGCCACCTTTATCTCAATATGGCataataatttaaattttaaatgtagtttttctggACCATTAGGAAATTAGTATTGCAGGATTTTACTAAAATGTTTGTAGAACAGCTTTAGCCACTTGCTTCCCATCAATGCAGGTATTgctctaaaaataaaattaaaaaaaaattagtagaATTGTTAGATTAATATGACTTCAGACACACCATTGGCAGACTTTGAATCTACATTGGGGATAATAAAAAATGGAGTGTTATTGGTGCTACTGTAAATATAAATGCTGCTATATGACCCCCAGTGCTTAGTCActccacccagcacaaacatatagatacactcCACTCAGcatacacatatagatacacagacacacactgacagaaatgcagagacacatacacacattgacacacacagacacatgcatacaagcaaacaaacaaacaaacacacagatacatactgacacacatgcaggtacacaacatacagaaacacatacacacagacacacacactgacacacatattgatacacagacacactgaaacacacagatacatacactgacaaacataacATTTgtactgacacagagacacacactgacaggcatgcagatacacagacacacaggaacagacactgacacacatgcagatacaaatgaacacacatacaaatacacagacacactgactcacatacagatgtatagacaaacagatacacactgacacacagatacatagatgcagatatacacacagtgacacacaaacagacacacatgctggtcAAATTGTACACAGTTTTAGCCACCATCCTGTTTCCTACCCTTTTTCCTGGAATTAAGTTTGATCTGctggctgaggcagttgggagtaaGATGATTGCTCTCCCATTTCGCACCCCCTCCTCCTTTCTTCCACTCCCGTGCAGTTCAATGTCTGTAGCTGGGATGAAGTGTCAGGCTCTCCCAGCACTGTCAGTTACGCTGTTACAGAGCCACAGAACACGGCTGGGCCCCTGATGACACATGCCCTCTGGCTTTTgccaagtgcatgggccacctgaagGGTGCAGCCACACAACAGTACTTACACTGCTGTTTCTCTGTTCTGTTTGCACGTGGTCACTCCATTTAATTAAACTCATAACATACGTTACACCTGACAAAATCCCATGGTTCCATGTCAATTTTCCATATCAATTGCTGCATCCCTCTCTTTCCATGTAACTTGGTCTGTCACACCATTTCCATTTCACTTGCCTTTATTCTCCTACCTGACTCACTTGTCTCACTCATAGGTTTACTCTGGATTCAAACATACACAGACTCACATACAAGTACACACATGTGCAAACACACATTCAGAAATACACTCAACCAAACATATATCGATACACTCATagtcacaaatacagacacatacacaaggaCACACATACAGGTAAATACTGAGACACAGACATAGAGGCACAATGCCTGACctacacaaattcacacacaacTATACTCACATGTGCATGCGCATACACAGATGCATTGAGCATATAATTGAAATTAACAATTAAACAGTTACAGATAATTGTTAAATTCAGTTATATGACTGCAATCAAAGATATATGAAAAACTGACCAGACATCTGTACATTTCATGCCATTATAGCAAGGAAAAAAATAACTCAGTATGATAATTTATCCACGTCAACCACCTGGACCTGATATTGTTATATTTGCTGGTTTAGTCTACTATTTTGGTTTTAGTAAATATGCCTGGTAGAGTTTAGTGTTGATGTTTAATGATATGTACTGCATTTCTTATAAGGATTTTGGTAAATTTGACTAGCGTTTCTgttctgttttcttaggggattCCTTATCGTATCATAATAATATGAAGTTCTCCACTAAAGACAATGACAACGATCCAATTAAAAGTAACTGTGCACAACAGCAGAAAGGAGGCTGGTGGTATTCTAACTGTCATTACGCAAATCTAAATGGTCAATATTTCTTAGGACAGTATAGCGCTTCTTCAACTGGCATCGTCTGGAAAACAGGCAAAGGCTATAGCTACTCCTACAAATACTCTGAGATGAAAATCCGGcctgtcaaaaaataaaaaaaaaataagtttgagCTTgtttgcaataataaaaaaatggtgTGCAAAAAAAATGGTTGTAGCTCTCCACTGTAATGCAGTAATTGGACAGACCAACAAACAGTCAGCTCAACTTGCCAaaactttaatttataaaaatttaaaaccACAAAGAACAGGAGCACAATGATTGATCAGCCGTATCTGGaccaaatattaaatcatttggtcCATTGATGCAACAATATTAGGATATTATAAGGTGAAATAATAATACCTTATAATATCCTTAAAATAGTTTGCTATCAAATGCTCCTTAAAgtgatataaacataaaaaaatctttaaagtgatatagatataaaaaaatccttaaaatggTATACACCTAAAAACTTTTAAAGACATTTATACATAAAAATCTGTAAGGTCATGTATACCTCAAGAAACTTTATTCttctaaagaattaaaaagataacatttctacatTAAAATCTCCAGGGGCTAAAGTCCCCAATCTAAATGCCCACAAGGTGAAGAAACAAGACCTTCCAAGTGCAGGCTGAGACAACCTCCATCAGCCCAAAGTGGAGGGGGTGCAGGACCCATTGTAAGGCAGGATCTATTCAAAACAGGGTATCAGTCGCTTACCGCCCCTTAAGAAGGTATGTAGACCCCAGTCAAAAAGGTGATaggagggcggggcctgaccgcagagctgagAGGATGCTAGCCTCTGCAGCTCCTGCAACAATCACCAAATTAAACGGAAATTTATAACTAAAACGGAGATTAATCGAGACACAAAAGATAGCAAACAAGAGGTGACACCGAGAGGAACGAAATGACACCATTCAAGCAGCACTACGAATGCCACCCACACGACAAGCGCCAGAGGCCTACACACATGGCAGGCGCGGGAGGGACGGCTGCCTTCCCGCCACCACAACAAGCAGACTCTGAGGACATGGACCctcgttccccccctctggactggcaggggttatcccggtctgcctttatacagagagcactcacCTCCGAGAGGCTCCAGGGCGCAACTCCGACCAACGGAAACCACAAGGCACTACCAAGGTGGCCGAAGGCACTGCGGCCCACGTGGAGCAGCAGACCGATGACGACTGGGCAGCGGCCTTCCAAGCAAAATTTGACGCCGTGTGCCGGCGATTCTGGGATTGACTAGAAAGAAGGAGTCAACCTCCTGCACCGACAATAGTCAAAACGGCATCTCGGCACAAGGCACCCTCTTATACCAAGCTGTGCCACTCAGACGCATCCTCAACAACGCAGAAGCAGGCAAACGCTGGACTGCGGATCAGAAGAGATCTCACTTGCCCCCGGGCCACCCACAAGTACTGCCCATACAAGCCAATACAAGCGGTCAACTCCGAGGGAGTCCCTACGCGGCACGGCAGAGATCAATCAGGGGCAAAGACCGCCCGACACCAACGCACCAGGCCCAGGCACTCGAGCCTACCTCACCCAACGGAGACATCCACGACAGAAAAGTGGAAGACGCAAAGAGGGCCTGAAGAATTCTCCAAACCTTCGTACCGGAGGACCCGGCTCGGCGGGACTGAAGGAGCGAGGTGAG
This DNA window, taken from Pelobates fuscus isolate aPelFus1 chromosome 9, aPelFus1.pri, whole genome shotgun sequence, encodes the following:
- the LOC134573164 gene encoding ficolin-2-like isoform X2 gives rise to the protein MKQYTLIILWLLLMTTLTNAEDACPEVKVIGVGDSDKLTILRGCPGISGPPGMKGDAGPPGNKGREGLPGKAGPQGQKGEKGAGTHDSIYAARNCKELLDQGLVLSDWYTIYPDGQNPMKVLCDMHTDGGGWIVFQRRWDGSVDFFLDWKSYKTGFGSRLNEFWLGNDNIHMITSSDVWELRVDLQDFENTKHFAKYASFKILGESEKYALKLGAFTEGNAGDSLSYHNNMKFSTKDNDNDPIKSNCAQQQKGGWWYSNCHYANLNGQYFLGQYSASSTGIVWKTGKGYSYSYKYSEMKIRPVKK
- the LOC134573164 gene encoding ficolin-1-like isoform X1 — its product is MKQYTLIILWLLLMTTLTNAEDACPEVKVIGVGDSDKLTILRGCPGISGPPGMKGDAGPPGNKGREGLPGKAGPQGQKGEPGVNGIQGEKGEKGAGTHDSIYAARNCKELLDQGLVLSDWYTIYPDGQNPMKVLCDMHTDGGGWIVFQRRWDGSVDFFLDWKSYKTGFGSRLNEFWLGNDNIHMITSSDVWELRVDLQDFENTKHFAKYASFKILGESEKYALKLGAFTEGNAGDSLSYHNNMKFSTKDNDNDPIKSNCAQQQKGGWWYSNCHYANLNGQYFLGQYSASSTGIVWKTGKGYSYSYKYSEMKIRPVKK
- the LOC134573164 gene encoding ficolin-1-like isoform X3, with translation MLKMHVQSLCLFPEVKVIGVGDSDKLTILRGCPGISGPPGMKGDAGPPGNKGREGLPGKAGPQGQKGEPGVNGIQGEKGEKGAGTHDSIYAARNCKELLDQGLVLSDWYTIYPDGQNPMKVLCDMHTDGGGWIVFQRRWDGSVDFFLDWKSYKTGFGSRLNEFWLGNDNIHMITSSDVWELRVDLQDFENTKHFAKYASFKILGESEKYALKLGAFTEGNAGDSLSYHNNMKFSTKDNDNDPIKSNCAQQQKGGWWYSNCHYANLNGQYFLGQYSASSTGIVWKTGKGYSYSYKYSEMKIRPVKK